A genomic region of Ktedonobacteraceae bacterium contains the following coding sequences:
- a CDS encoding NUDIX domain-containing protein, translating to MPPLEKRTFEETYLGQLRKLVGSRPLISPGARAIIRDEHGRFLLIRRRDNGIWGLPAGGLELQESILDCLKREIWEETGLEVLQATPIALYTEPRFAFTTAFGDQIQMFAVAFRVDRWQGTLVAATDETTHARFFAPDELPKDLPALYRETLADLECYEQTGQFILK from the coding sequence ATGCCACCACTAGAGAAACGCACCTTTGAAGAAACATACTTAGGACAATTACGCAAACTTGTCGGCTCACGGCCCTTGATTAGTCCTGGCGCACGGGCCATCATTCGAGATGAACACGGACGCTTTTTACTCATTCGCCGGCGTGATAACGGTATCTGGGGTTTGCCTGCTGGAGGGCTCGAACTCCAGGAATCGATCCTCGACTGTCTCAAGCGTGAGATCTGGGAAGAAACTGGATTGGAAGTCTTGCAAGCTACGCCTATTGCTCTGTATACCGAGCCACGCTTTGCTTTTACCACAGCCTTTGGCGACCAGATCCAGATGTTTGCAGTAGCCTTTCGGGTTGATCGTTGGCAGGGAACCCTCGTAGCCGCAACTGATGAAACGACTCATGCGCGCTTCTTTGCCCCCGATGAGCTTCCCAAGGATCTGCCCGCGCTCTACCGAGAAACACTCGCGGATCTTGAGTGCTACGAGCAAACGGGGCAGTTTATTCTCAAATAG
- a CDS encoding NUDIX hydrolase, which yields MTYCEKSNLSFRCRTAGVLIHDRAILLQGEPQRTFWTLPGGGIELLEPSHVALQREMQEELGISVQIERLLWVVEHFFVSDDGGKAHHGIGFYYLITPLETPHLYHLERTIQAVEDGGIDIIFRWFKLDELKNIALYPAFLPTALQVLPLVPEHVVFDEITQASQKARE from the coding sequence TTGACCTATTGCGAGAAAAGCAATCTCAGCTTTCGTTGCCGTACAGCAGGGGTGCTCATCCATGACCGTGCTATTCTTCTGCAAGGCGAACCACAACGAACCTTCTGGACGCTTCCCGGTGGCGGTATCGAACTGCTTGAGCCGTCCCACGTAGCTCTTCAGAGGGAAATGCAAGAGGAATTAGGGATTTCTGTCCAGATCGAGCGACTTCTTTGGGTTGTTGAACATTTCTTTGTCTCGGATGACGGTGGCAAAGCCCATCACGGTATTGGCTTTTACTACTTGATTACCCCTCTTGAGACTCCTCATCTCTACCATTTGGAGCGAACCATTCAAGCAGTAGAAGATGGAGGGATAGATATCATCTTTCGATGGTTCAAACTCGATGAGCTGAAAAATATTGCCCTTTATCCTGCTTTTTTGCCGACTGCATTGCAGGTACTTCCTCTCGTCCCTGAGCATGTGGTGTTTGATGAGATCACGCAGGCCTCCCAGAAAGCCCGTGAGTGA